In the Sediminibacter sp. Hel_I_10 genome, one interval contains:
- a CDS encoding type 1 glutamine amidotransferase domain-containing protein, whose protein sequence is MRIFPSLAIALTILTASSCKQTTKESSSEKVSEDTTTIKQDKDMNVLFVLTSHDQLGDTGKKTGFWVEEFASPYYTLLDKGAHITIATPKGGAAPVDPTSDAPDAATEATKRYDKDEQAQARIADTKKLSDMNPDDFDAVFYPGGHGPLWDLANDSTSIALIEKFYSQDKPVAFVCHAPAALKGVKNSDGTLLVKGKKVTGFSNKEEAAVGLTDVVPLLVEDMLIESGAKYSNGDNWEPYVLQDGLLITGQNPASSTGVAEKLLEALK, encoded by the coding sequence ATGAGAATTTTTCCATCATTAGCCATAGCGCTCACGATCCTTACAGCATCCAGCTGTAAGCAAACGACAAAAGAAAGTTCTTCTGAAAAGGTTTCAGAAGACACCACAACTATAAAACAAGACAAAGACATGAATGTATTATTTGTATTAACATCTCACGATCAATTGGGAGATACCGGAAAGAAAACAGGATTTTGGGTAGAAGAATTTGCTAGCCCATATTACACCTTATTAGATAAAGGCGCACACATTACCATTGCGACGCCAAAAGGAGGCGCTGCACCAGTAGACCCAACCAGTGATGCTCCAGATGCGGCTACAGAAGCCACTAAGCGTTATGATAAAGACGAACAAGCGCAGGCACGTATTGCCGACACCAAAAAATTATCGGATATGAATCCAGATGATTTTGACGCGGTGTTTTATCCAGGAGGTCACGGTCCATTATGGGATTTGGCCAACGATAGCACTTCTATTGCTTTAATAGAAAAATTCTATAGCCAAGATAAGCCCGTAGCATTTGTATGCCACGCCCCTGCTGCCTTAAAAGGCGTTAAAAACAGTGATGGGACGCTGTTGGTGAAAGGTAAAAAAGTGACTGGATTTTCAAACAAAGAAGAAGCAGCCGTAGGATTAACCGATGTTGTGCCATTGTTGGTAGAAGATATGTTGATTGAAAGTGGCGCTAAGTATTCTAATGGCGACAACTGGGAACCATATGTGTTGCAAGATGGTCTTTTGATTACAGGCCAGAACCCAGCATCTTCAACCGGAGTTGCTGAAAAATTATTAGAAGCTTTAAAATAA